A genome region from Trachemys scripta elegans isolate TJP31775 chromosome 2, CAS_Tse_1.0, whole genome shotgun sequence includes the following:
- the CCAR2 gene encoding cell cycle and apoptosis regulator protein 2 isoform X2: protein MAQFKRQKPLRAGNLQGARPFSGTHPTSLLGPPPGLLNPPVSADLIQNARHLQVGEKQRVFTGIVTSLHDYFGVVDEEVFFQLSVVKGRLPQIGEKVLVKAVYNPSQSVPWNAMKVQTLSNQPLLKAPTPLLHVASLGQKQGILGAQPQLLFQPHRIPPLFPQKPMSLFQSSPSLHLGHLGRYPGRGPKGRQDSGRWDDFDSKKRKQKGGEPWGVKKPRHDPPQYRVYFARYAVDSPFCDAMEILRRYCSIQLPREFYEVRLCWLDTFPLTQPLTLRHPSRILVADPAEEVPETEEDATQEDVLEDTDPAFSAKVMLLSSPGLEELYRHCLLYIEEPSEQKESPEHPTKQIKFLLGRKEDEAVLIGGEWSPSLDGLEPDSDPMVLVRTAIRCTKAQTGLDLSACTKWFRFAEFRYLRQGDPSQRETVVIFLPDVWSCMPPLEEWEALCQQKAEKAPLPPPSPEEKPEMDVEIPDAAPDQEMEASAQDVDATNAAAEPAPTPPLEPAIIAHPKPAMQGGQPSCSNISLCTLLEYRRRREKLSFEVAVVAELFQEMLQRDFGYKLYKALLALPAKEEPSEAKNLESEKPAEHEKVQKEEAQEEATSEQEPVQTHQEEEGAEQKPACSEGPKVAKEDEKASKVEPKDSTDELCMLSLEDDLLLLRDDEEEDFGRSGAQRGWHVHLVGLCRKLALFVSPAGVKLDDAEVRSIASNQSEMEFSSLQDLPKELDPSAVLPLDALLAFIYFDLNFCGYLHRRDLEKILMTLGLHLCKEQVKQLVNRVVTQYVCQYRSLHYNRQDSADHVPEEGLLGNLSLLPASNSVAEVSTQPKAVVEHGDLISHNGTVLNVGKLLEKAEQTESSRLYLESKIHTLEVKLEEAQIRYSATESSNKVLTTELQAVQKQLADMEEQVKSAERQKSHFQRLLQENKKRLVPLQLEIQKIIEKTNNCLEKKEEEPSSSN from the exons ATGGCCCAGTTCAAGCGTCAGAAGCCTCTGCGAGCTGGCAACCTGCAGGGAGCGAGGCCGTTCTCAG GGACACACCCAACCTCCTTATTGGGACCTCCACCTGGCCTGTTAAACCCTCCTGTCTCAGCAGATCTTATCCAGAATGCACGGCACCTGCAG GTGGGTGAGAAGCAGCGAGTCTTTACTGGCATTGTCACCAGCCTGCATGATTACTTTGGGGTGGTGGATGAAGAGGTCTTCTTCCAATTGAG TGTTGTGAAGGGCCGGTTACCACAGATAGGTGAGAAAGTGCTGGTGAAAGCTGTCTACAATCCAAGCCAATCGGTGCCCTGGAATGCCATGAAAGTCCAGACATTGTCCAATCAG CCCCTCCTGAaggcccccacccctctcctgcaTGTGGCATCCTTAGGACAGAAACAAGGCATCCTGGGAGCCCAACCTCAGCTGCTGTTCCAGCCTCACCGGATCCCTCCTCTGTTTCCCCAGAAAC CAATGAGCCTCTTCCAGTCATCCCCTTCGCTTCACCTGGGCCACCTTGGGAGATACCCTGGTCGGGGCCCAAAGGGCAGGCAGGACTCAGGCAGATG GGACGACTTTGATTCGAAGAAGCGGAAACAGAAAGGCGGCGAACCGTGGGGAGTGAAAAAGCCACGCCATGATCCGCCACAGTACCGGGTCTACTTTGCACGCTATGCTGTGGACAG ccccttcTGCGACGCCATGGAAATCCTGAGACGCTACTGCAGCATCCAGTTGCCCCGGGAGTTCTATGAGGTCCGCCTGTGCTGGCTGGACACATTCCCGCTCACCCAGCCACTGACCCTGAGGCACCCCAGCCGCATCCTGGTGGCTGACCCTGCGGAGGAGGTGCCCGAGACCGAGGAGGATGCCACCCAGGAGGATGTGCTGGAGGACACAGATCCTGCATTCAGTGCCAAG GTGATGCTGCTGTCTTCCCCAGGCCTAGAGGAGTTGTATCGCCATTGCTTGTTATATATTGAAGAGCCTAGTGAACAGAAGGAGAGTCCAGAGCACCCCACAAAGCAAATAAAG TTCCTGCTGGGGAGGAAAGAGGATGAAGCTGTGCTGATTGGAGGGGAGTGGTCGCCTTCTCTGGATGGCCTTGAGCCAGACTCTGATCCCATGGTTCTGGTTCGCACAGCCATTCGCTGCACCAAGGCCCAGACTGGCCTGGACCTGAGCGCGTGCACTAAGTG GTTCCGTTTTGCTGAGTTTAGATATCTGCGTCAGGGAGACCCATCACAGAGGGAGACAGTGGTGATCTTCCTGCCAGATGTCTGGAGCTGCATGCCGCCTCTGGAGGAGTGGGAGGCTCTGTGCCAGCAGAAAGCAGAGAAGGCCCCTCTGCCACCCCCCTCACCGGAGGAGAAACCAGAGATG GACGTGGAGATCCCAGATGCGGCCCCAGACCAGGAAATGGAGGCCAGTGCACAGGACGTGGATGCCACTAATGCTGCTGCTGAGCCAGCTCCAACTCCCCCCCTGGAACCTGCCATCATCGCCCACCCCAAACCAGCAATGCAGGGTGGGCAGCCGAGCTGCTCCAACATCTCGCTCTGCACCCTGCTGGAGTACAGGAGACGGAGGGAAAAGCTTTCATTTGAG GTGGCGGTGGTGGCAGAGCTTTTCCAGGAGATGCTGCAGCGAGATTTTGGCTACAAGCTTTACAAGGCGCTGCTGGCTCTGCCAGCGAAGGAAGAGCCATCAGAGGCAAAGAACCTGGAGTCAGAGAAGCCAGCTGAGCATGAGAAAGTGCAGAAGGAAGAGGCCCAGGAGGAGGCAACCAGTGAGCAGGAGCCTGTGCAG ACCcatcaggaggaggaaggggcagagcagaagCCAGCATGCAGTGAGGGTCCCAAGGTGGCCAAAGAGGATGAGAAGGCCAGTAAAGTGGAGCCTAAAGACTCAACTGATGAGCTGTGCATGCTGAGCCTGGAGGATGACCTCTTGCTGCTGCGAGACGATGAGGAGGAGGACTTTGGTAGGTCTGGCGCACAGCGTGGGTGGCACGTGCATCTAGTTGGGCTGTGCAGAAAACTTGCCTTGTTTGTGTCCCCTGCAGGTGTCAAGTTAGATGATGCAGAGGTGAGATCCATTGCTTCCAACCAGTCAGAGATGGAGTTCTCATCGCTCCAGGACCTG CCCAAGGAGCTGGACCCAAGTGCTGTGCTGCCCCTGGATGCTCTCCTGGCCTTTATCTACTTCGATTTGAATTTCTGTGGCTACCTGCACAGAAGAGACCTGGAGAAGATCCTCATGACACTGGGGTTACATCTTTGCAAAGAGCAG GTGAAGCAGCTTGTGAACAGAGTAGTGACTCAGTACGTGTGCCAGTACCGGAGCCTGCACTACAACCGCCAGGACAGTGCTGACCATGTCCCTGAGGAAGGGCTCTTGG GAAACCTCTCTTTGCTGCCTGCCTCAAACTCTGTGGCTGAGGTTTCTACTCAGCCCAAGGCAGTGGTGGAGCATGGGGACCTGATCTCCCACAATGGGACTGTCCTCAATGTGGGGAAGCTGCTGGAGAAGGCAGAGCAGACTGAGAGTAGCCGCCTGTACCTGGAGAGCAAAATCCACACTCTGGAGGTCAAGCTGG AGGAAGCCCAGATCCGTTACTCAGCGACAGAGTCATCAAACAAGGTGCTGACCACTGAGCTGCAGGCTGTACAGAAGCAGCTAGCTGATATGGAGGAGCAGGTGAAATCGGCAGAGAGGCAGAAATCCCACTTCCAAAGGCTGCTGCAGGAGAACAAAAAGCGCCTTGTTCCACTGCAGCTGGAAATCCAGAAGATCATTGAGAAG ACTAATAACTGCTTagagaagaaggaggaagaaCCATCATCTAGCAACTGA
- the CCAR2 gene encoding cell cycle and apoptosis regulator protein 2 isoform X1: MAQFKRQKPLRAGNLQGARPFSGTHPTSLLGPPPGLLNPPVSADLIQNARHLQVGEKQRVFTGIVTSLHDYFGVVDEEVFFQLSVVKGRLPQIGEKVLVKAVYNPSQSVPWNAMKVQTLSNQPLLKAPTPLLHVASLGQKQGILGAQPQLLFQPHRIPPLFPQKPMSLFQSSPSLHLGHLGRYPGRGPKGRQDSGRWDDFDSKKRKQKGGEPWGVKKPRHDPPQYRVYFARYAVDSPFCDAMEILRRYCSIQLPREFYEVRLCWLDTFPLTQPLTLRHPSRILVADPAEEVPETEEDATQEDVLEDTDPAFSAKVMLLSSPGLEELYRHCLLYIEEPSEQKESPEHPTKQIKFLLGRKEDEAVLIGGEWSPSLDGLEPDSDPMVLVRTAIRCTKAQTGLDLSACTKWFRFAEFRYLRQGDPSQRETVVIFLPDVWSCMPPLEEWEALCQQKAEKAPLPPPSPEEKPEMDVEIPDAAPDQEMEASAQDVDATNAAAEPAPTPPLEPAIIAHPKPAMQGGQPSCSNISLCTLLEYRRRREKLSFEVAVVAELFQEMLQRDFGYKLYKALLALPAKEEPSEAKNLESEKPAEHEKVQKEEAQEEATSEQEPVQTHQEEEGAEQKPACSEGPKVAKEDEKASKVEPKDSTDELCMLSLEDDLLLLRDDEEEDFGRSGAQRGWHVHLVGLCRKLALFVSPAGVKLDDAEVRSIASNQSEMEFSSLQDLQPKELDPSAVLPLDALLAFIYFDLNFCGYLHRRDLEKILMTLGLHLCKEQVKQLVNRVVTQYVCQYRSLHYNRQDSADHVPEEGLLGNLSLLPASNSVAEVSTQPKAVVEHGDLISHNGTVLNVGKLLEKAEQTESSRLYLESKIHTLEVKLEEAQIRYSATESSNKVLTTELQAVQKQLADMEEQVKSAERQKSHFQRLLQENKKRLVPLQLEIQKIIEKTNNCLEKKEEEPSSSN, translated from the exons ATGGCCCAGTTCAAGCGTCAGAAGCCTCTGCGAGCTGGCAACCTGCAGGGAGCGAGGCCGTTCTCAG GGACACACCCAACCTCCTTATTGGGACCTCCACCTGGCCTGTTAAACCCTCCTGTCTCAGCAGATCTTATCCAGAATGCACGGCACCTGCAG GTGGGTGAGAAGCAGCGAGTCTTTACTGGCATTGTCACCAGCCTGCATGATTACTTTGGGGTGGTGGATGAAGAGGTCTTCTTCCAATTGAG TGTTGTGAAGGGCCGGTTACCACAGATAGGTGAGAAAGTGCTGGTGAAAGCTGTCTACAATCCAAGCCAATCGGTGCCCTGGAATGCCATGAAAGTCCAGACATTGTCCAATCAG CCCCTCCTGAaggcccccacccctctcctgcaTGTGGCATCCTTAGGACAGAAACAAGGCATCCTGGGAGCCCAACCTCAGCTGCTGTTCCAGCCTCACCGGATCCCTCCTCTGTTTCCCCAGAAAC CAATGAGCCTCTTCCAGTCATCCCCTTCGCTTCACCTGGGCCACCTTGGGAGATACCCTGGTCGGGGCCCAAAGGGCAGGCAGGACTCAGGCAGATG GGACGACTTTGATTCGAAGAAGCGGAAACAGAAAGGCGGCGAACCGTGGGGAGTGAAAAAGCCACGCCATGATCCGCCACAGTACCGGGTCTACTTTGCACGCTATGCTGTGGACAG ccccttcTGCGACGCCATGGAAATCCTGAGACGCTACTGCAGCATCCAGTTGCCCCGGGAGTTCTATGAGGTCCGCCTGTGCTGGCTGGACACATTCCCGCTCACCCAGCCACTGACCCTGAGGCACCCCAGCCGCATCCTGGTGGCTGACCCTGCGGAGGAGGTGCCCGAGACCGAGGAGGATGCCACCCAGGAGGATGTGCTGGAGGACACAGATCCTGCATTCAGTGCCAAG GTGATGCTGCTGTCTTCCCCAGGCCTAGAGGAGTTGTATCGCCATTGCTTGTTATATATTGAAGAGCCTAGTGAACAGAAGGAGAGTCCAGAGCACCCCACAAAGCAAATAAAG TTCCTGCTGGGGAGGAAAGAGGATGAAGCTGTGCTGATTGGAGGGGAGTGGTCGCCTTCTCTGGATGGCCTTGAGCCAGACTCTGATCCCATGGTTCTGGTTCGCACAGCCATTCGCTGCACCAAGGCCCAGACTGGCCTGGACCTGAGCGCGTGCACTAAGTG GTTCCGTTTTGCTGAGTTTAGATATCTGCGTCAGGGAGACCCATCACAGAGGGAGACAGTGGTGATCTTCCTGCCAGATGTCTGGAGCTGCATGCCGCCTCTGGAGGAGTGGGAGGCTCTGTGCCAGCAGAAAGCAGAGAAGGCCCCTCTGCCACCCCCCTCACCGGAGGAGAAACCAGAGATG GACGTGGAGATCCCAGATGCGGCCCCAGACCAGGAAATGGAGGCCAGTGCACAGGACGTGGATGCCACTAATGCTGCTGCTGAGCCAGCTCCAACTCCCCCCCTGGAACCTGCCATCATCGCCCACCCCAAACCAGCAATGCAGGGTGGGCAGCCGAGCTGCTCCAACATCTCGCTCTGCACCCTGCTGGAGTACAGGAGACGGAGGGAAAAGCTTTCATTTGAG GTGGCGGTGGTGGCAGAGCTTTTCCAGGAGATGCTGCAGCGAGATTTTGGCTACAAGCTTTACAAGGCGCTGCTGGCTCTGCCAGCGAAGGAAGAGCCATCAGAGGCAAAGAACCTGGAGTCAGAGAAGCCAGCTGAGCATGAGAAAGTGCAGAAGGAAGAGGCCCAGGAGGAGGCAACCAGTGAGCAGGAGCCTGTGCAG ACCcatcaggaggaggaaggggcagagcagaagCCAGCATGCAGTGAGGGTCCCAAGGTGGCCAAAGAGGATGAGAAGGCCAGTAAAGTGGAGCCTAAAGACTCAACTGATGAGCTGTGCATGCTGAGCCTGGAGGATGACCTCTTGCTGCTGCGAGACGATGAGGAGGAGGACTTTGGTAGGTCTGGCGCACAGCGTGGGTGGCACGTGCATCTAGTTGGGCTGTGCAGAAAACTTGCCTTGTTTGTGTCCCCTGCAGGTGTCAAGTTAGATGATGCAGAGGTGAGATCCATTGCTTCCAACCAGTCAGAGATGGAGTTCTCATCGCTCCAGGACCTG CAGCCCAAGGAGCTGGACCCAAGTGCTGTGCTGCCCCTGGATGCTCTCCTGGCCTTTATCTACTTCGATTTGAATTTCTGTGGCTACCTGCACAGAAGAGACCTGGAGAAGATCCTCATGACACTGGGGTTACATCTTTGCAAAGAGCAG GTGAAGCAGCTTGTGAACAGAGTAGTGACTCAGTACGTGTGCCAGTACCGGAGCCTGCACTACAACCGCCAGGACAGTGCTGACCATGTCCCTGAGGAAGGGCTCTTGG GAAACCTCTCTTTGCTGCCTGCCTCAAACTCTGTGGCTGAGGTTTCTACTCAGCCCAAGGCAGTGGTGGAGCATGGGGACCTGATCTCCCACAATGGGACTGTCCTCAATGTGGGGAAGCTGCTGGAGAAGGCAGAGCAGACTGAGAGTAGCCGCCTGTACCTGGAGAGCAAAATCCACACTCTGGAGGTCAAGCTGG AGGAAGCCCAGATCCGTTACTCAGCGACAGAGTCATCAAACAAGGTGCTGACCACTGAGCTGCAGGCTGTACAGAAGCAGCTAGCTGATATGGAGGAGCAGGTGAAATCGGCAGAGAGGCAGAAATCCCACTTCCAAAGGCTGCTGCAGGAGAACAAAAAGCGCCTTGTTCCACTGCAGCTGGAAATCCAGAAGATCATTGAGAAG ACTAATAACTGCTTagagaagaaggaggaagaaCCATCATCTAGCAACTGA
- the CCAR2 gene encoding cell cycle and apoptosis regulator protein 2 isoform X3 produces the protein MAQFKRQKPLRAGNLQGARPFSGTHPTSLLGPPPGLLNPPVSADLIQNARHLQVGEKQRVFTGIVTSLHDYFGVVDEEVFFQLSVVKGRLPQIGEKVLVKAVYNPSQSVPWNAMKVQTLSNQPLLKAPTPLLHVASLGQKQGILGAQPQLLFQPHRIPPLFPQKPMSLFQSSPSLHLGHLGRYPGRGPKGRQDSGRWDDFDSKKRKQKGGEPWGVKKPRHDPPQYRVYFARYAVDSPFCDAMEILRRYCSIQLPREFYEVRLCWLDTFPLTQPLTLRHPSRILVADPAEEVPETEEDATQEDVLEDTDPAFSAKVMLLSSPGLEELYRHCLLYIEEPSEQKESPEHPTKQIKFLLGRKEDEAVLIGGEWSPSLDGLEPDSDPMVLVRTAIRCTKAQTGLDLSACTKWFRFAEFRYLRQGDPSQRETVVIFLPDVWSCMPPLEEWEALCQQKAEKAPLPPPSPEEKPEMDVEIPDAAPDQEMEASAQDVDATNAAAEPAPTPPLEPAIIAHPKPAMQGGQPSCSNISLCTLLEYRRRREKLSFEVAVVAELFQEMLQRDFGYKLYKALLALPAKEEPSEAKNLESEKPAEHEKVQKEEAQEEATSEQEPVQTHQEEEGAEQKPACSEGPKVAKEDEKASKVEPKDSTDELCMLSLEDDLLLLRDDEEEDFGVKLDDAEVRSIASNQSEMEFSSLQDLQPKELDPSAVLPLDALLAFIYFDLNFCGYLHRRDLEKILMTLGLHLCKEQVKQLVNRVVTQYVCQYRSLHYNRQDSADHVPEEGLLGNLSLLPASNSVAEVSTQPKAVVEHGDLISHNGTVLNVGKLLEKAEQTESSRLYLESKIHTLEVKLEEAQIRYSATESSNKVLTTELQAVQKQLADMEEQVKSAERQKSHFQRLLQENKKRLVPLQLEIQKIIEKTNNCLEKKEEEPSSSN, from the exons ATGGCCCAGTTCAAGCGTCAGAAGCCTCTGCGAGCTGGCAACCTGCAGGGAGCGAGGCCGTTCTCAG GGACACACCCAACCTCCTTATTGGGACCTCCACCTGGCCTGTTAAACCCTCCTGTCTCAGCAGATCTTATCCAGAATGCACGGCACCTGCAG GTGGGTGAGAAGCAGCGAGTCTTTACTGGCATTGTCACCAGCCTGCATGATTACTTTGGGGTGGTGGATGAAGAGGTCTTCTTCCAATTGAG TGTTGTGAAGGGCCGGTTACCACAGATAGGTGAGAAAGTGCTGGTGAAAGCTGTCTACAATCCAAGCCAATCGGTGCCCTGGAATGCCATGAAAGTCCAGACATTGTCCAATCAG CCCCTCCTGAaggcccccacccctctcctgcaTGTGGCATCCTTAGGACAGAAACAAGGCATCCTGGGAGCCCAACCTCAGCTGCTGTTCCAGCCTCACCGGATCCCTCCTCTGTTTCCCCAGAAAC CAATGAGCCTCTTCCAGTCATCCCCTTCGCTTCACCTGGGCCACCTTGGGAGATACCCTGGTCGGGGCCCAAAGGGCAGGCAGGACTCAGGCAGATG GGACGACTTTGATTCGAAGAAGCGGAAACAGAAAGGCGGCGAACCGTGGGGAGTGAAAAAGCCACGCCATGATCCGCCACAGTACCGGGTCTACTTTGCACGCTATGCTGTGGACAG ccccttcTGCGACGCCATGGAAATCCTGAGACGCTACTGCAGCATCCAGTTGCCCCGGGAGTTCTATGAGGTCCGCCTGTGCTGGCTGGACACATTCCCGCTCACCCAGCCACTGACCCTGAGGCACCCCAGCCGCATCCTGGTGGCTGACCCTGCGGAGGAGGTGCCCGAGACCGAGGAGGATGCCACCCAGGAGGATGTGCTGGAGGACACAGATCCTGCATTCAGTGCCAAG GTGATGCTGCTGTCTTCCCCAGGCCTAGAGGAGTTGTATCGCCATTGCTTGTTATATATTGAAGAGCCTAGTGAACAGAAGGAGAGTCCAGAGCACCCCACAAAGCAAATAAAG TTCCTGCTGGGGAGGAAAGAGGATGAAGCTGTGCTGATTGGAGGGGAGTGGTCGCCTTCTCTGGATGGCCTTGAGCCAGACTCTGATCCCATGGTTCTGGTTCGCACAGCCATTCGCTGCACCAAGGCCCAGACTGGCCTGGACCTGAGCGCGTGCACTAAGTG GTTCCGTTTTGCTGAGTTTAGATATCTGCGTCAGGGAGACCCATCACAGAGGGAGACAGTGGTGATCTTCCTGCCAGATGTCTGGAGCTGCATGCCGCCTCTGGAGGAGTGGGAGGCTCTGTGCCAGCAGAAAGCAGAGAAGGCCCCTCTGCCACCCCCCTCACCGGAGGAGAAACCAGAGATG GACGTGGAGATCCCAGATGCGGCCCCAGACCAGGAAATGGAGGCCAGTGCACAGGACGTGGATGCCACTAATGCTGCTGCTGAGCCAGCTCCAACTCCCCCCCTGGAACCTGCCATCATCGCCCACCCCAAACCAGCAATGCAGGGTGGGCAGCCGAGCTGCTCCAACATCTCGCTCTGCACCCTGCTGGAGTACAGGAGACGGAGGGAAAAGCTTTCATTTGAG GTGGCGGTGGTGGCAGAGCTTTTCCAGGAGATGCTGCAGCGAGATTTTGGCTACAAGCTTTACAAGGCGCTGCTGGCTCTGCCAGCGAAGGAAGAGCCATCAGAGGCAAAGAACCTGGAGTCAGAGAAGCCAGCTGAGCATGAGAAAGTGCAGAAGGAAGAGGCCCAGGAGGAGGCAACCAGTGAGCAGGAGCCTGTGCAG ACCcatcaggaggaggaaggggcagagcagaagCCAGCATGCAGTGAGGGTCCCAAGGTGGCCAAAGAGGATGAGAAGGCCAGTAAAGTGGAGCCTAAAGACTCAACTGATGAGCTGTGCATGCTGAGCCTGGAGGATGACCTCTTGCTGCTGCGAGACGATGAGGAGGAGGACTTTG GTGTCAAGTTAGATGATGCAGAGGTGAGATCCATTGCTTCCAACCAGTCAGAGATGGAGTTCTCATCGCTCCAGGACCTG CAGCCCAAGGAGCTGGACCCAAGTGCTGTGCTGCCCCTGGATGCTCTCCTGGCCTTTATCTACTTCGATTTGAATTTCTGTGGCTACCTGCACAGAAGAGACCTGGAGAAGATCCTCATGACACTGGGGTTACATCTTTGCAAAGAGCAG GTGAAGCAGCTTGTGAACAGAGTAGTGACTCAGTACGTGTGCCAGTACCGGAGCCTGCACTACAACCGCCAGGACAGTGCTGACCATGTCCCTGAGGAAGGGCTCTTGG GAAACCTCTCTTTGCTGCCTGCCTCAAACTCTGTGGCTGAGGTTTCTACTCAGCCCAAGGCAGTGGTGGAGCATGGGGACCTGATCTCCCACAATGGGACTGTCCTCAATGTGGGGAAGCTGCTGGAGAAGGCAGAGCAGACTGAGAGTAGCCGCCTGTACCTGGAGAGCAAAATCCACACTCTGGAGGTCAAGCTGG AGGAAGCCCAGATCCGTTACTCAGCGACAGAGTCATCAAACAAGGTGCTGACCACTGAGCTGCAGGCTGTACAGAAGCAGCTAGCTGATATGGAGGAGCAGGTGAAATCGGCAGAGAGGCAGAAATCCCACTTCCAAAGGCTGCTGCAGGAGAACAAAAAGCGCCTTGTTCCACTGCAGCTGGAAATCCAGAAGATCATTGAGAAG ACTAATAACTGCTTagagaagaaggaggaagaaCCATCATCTAGCAACTGA